AGCGCCTGTTGGAAACGCGTATGAATTTTACCATCCTCGTGAATTTCTCTTAATAAACCTTCAATATACGTCGAATTAAGTTTAGCCAGTTGACGATACTGTAAAATTTCACCGATGATTTCATGTTCACTTTCCAATTTCTCGAGTACATCGGCCGCTGTAGAGTAGCCTGTCTTCGTCTTTTTAATTGGTGTTAAGCCGATTTTCTCAAACAAAATAACGCCGAGTTGTTTCGGGGAGTTGACATTGAACTTTTCCCCGGCCATTTCATAAATTGACGTTTCAAGTTCTTTTATTTTCACGGATAATTGTGTTCCAATTTCCGCCAAGGCTTGTTTATCCGTTTTAACGCCTGTCGACTCCATCTTTCCAAGAATCGTGGCAAGTGGCAACTCCAACTCATGGTACAAATCGAATTGCTCGTTTTCTTTTAATTTCTCTTCAATTGTCGAACGTAGTGTCCAGACTGCAAGTGCACTGCGGCTAGCATGTTCCGCGACAATTTCATCAGATGGAGCCGCCTTTTTCGCACCTTTTCCATAGATCAATTCATTTTGTTTAACATCTGTATAACCGAACTGTTTTACAATAGAAGCGATATCCGTATAGGAAGTGGATGGACTCACTATGTATGCGCCGAGAAGTAAGTCAAATTCAATTCCTTTAAGTTCAATTCCGTATCTCGCCAAAGATGCAAGCGCTGCTTTCGAATCTGAACAATATTTCTTTTTAGTTTCATCTTGAAGCCATGTTATAAATAAATCCGAAGACTTCACAACCGAAAAAGGCAGATAGATCGTACGGTTTTCATCTGCTAATGCGATTCCGAGAATGTCCGCATTTAAATAGTTTTCGTCCATCATTTCAACGTGAAGCGCCATCGCATCCGACAAATGTTCTTCTGTTAATTCTTTTACGATCGTAACGTCGATATCTTCTTGCGGCACAACGCTAGCACCCGGGGAGATTTTTTCAAGTAGCGTATTGAAATTCAATTGTTGAAAAATACTAGTGAGCGCTTCATTATCCGGCCCATCGTAGGAAAGTTCATCGATTTTCACGGTTATCGGCGCATCAACGACAATCGTCGCTAAGTCGCGGCTCATATAAGCGATTTCTTCATTCGCCGTTAAATTTTCATTGAGTTTTTTTGCGGTTATTTTATCAAGTGATTTATACACATTTTCAATTGAACCATATTCTTTCAATAGTTTAATCGCAGTCTTTTCCCCGACTCCTGGAACGCCCGGGATATTATCGGATGGATCTCCCATGAGCCCCATCATATCAATCATCTGGGAAGCTGTAATTCCGTATTTTTCTATAATATGTTCAGGCGTGTATTTCTCTGTGTCCGTTATTCCTCTACGCGTAATAAGCACTGTCGTATGTTCAGTCGCAAGTTGAGTCAAATCTTTATCACCCGAAAACACAACAACTTCAACGCCGGCTTCATTACCTTCGCGGCTCAATGTACCAATGATATCATCCGCTTCGAATTGATCGAGTTCATATTGTTTTATATTATAGGCATCAAGCAGTTTTCGAATATAAGGAAATTGCTCCGACAACTCGGATGGGGTTTTCTGACGTCCTCCTTTATATTCTTCAAATGTTTTATGTCTAAAAGTTGTTTTTCCTGCATCCCACGCCACGAGCATATGGGTCGGTTTTTCTTCTTGCAAAATATTTTGAAGCATCATTGTAAATCCATATACTGCGTTTGTATGAATCCCGTGATCGTTCGTTAATAAAGGCAAAGCAAAAAACGCTCTGTATGCAAGGCTATTTCCATCAATAAGAATTATTTTCTTTTTTGTCAAGTACATCCGCTCCTGTTCATAATAAAAAACGTCATAATAAAACCGTCATCTTCATCTATCTTACCACGTGGGCTAGGATAATTGAAAATGACGGGTATCTAAAACACTTTCTGTTTACTGTCCTATTCGAAATAACCAGTTAAAGTTTTCGCGTACGGTGAATCTGCCGGGATAATGATCATCGTATCTTCGCCAATAGTTTTCGTGTAGGATTGTAGTGTCCGGTATAAGCTATAAAACTCAGGGTCTTTTGAAAAAGTATCATTGTAAATTTTTGCGGCTTCAGATTCGCCTTCAGCGTGAATAATCGCGGCTTTTTTACTTGCCCCCGCTAACATTTCAGTCACTTCACGGTCTGTTTCCGCCTCAATTCTACTTTTATCTGCATCCCCTTCAGATAAATACGTCTGTGCAGTTGATTCGCGTTCAGAAATCATTCTCGTGTAGATTGATTGCTCGTTTTCTTCAGGCAAGTCAATTCGTTTCATACGAACATCGACAATTTCAATTCCGAAATTCCCATGATCTAAAAATTCATTAACACGTTCGGTAACTCTGTCGTTCAATGAACCCCGTTCGGAATTTTCATCATTCACGACATCCACGTAGTCAAGCTGCCCAAGTTCAGTACGGACAACAGAATAGATGAATTCAGACATGCGCATTTCCGCATTAACAATGTTTCGTGCATTTGAAATCATTTCTCTAGGATCTGTTATTTTCCAAACTGCATAATTATCAATCATAATTCGTTTTTTATCTTTCGTGTTAATCTCAGCTTCAGAGACATTATAAGTCATTTGGCTTTTCGGCAGTGTCATGACGCTTTGAATGAAAGGCACTTTAATATTGATACCCGGTTCCCAAATAACCCTCTTAATTTCCCCAAACTGAGTGACAACCCGATACTCATTCTCTTTAACTATGAAAACATTAGCGATTAAGATGACAATTATCGCAAAAATAGACGTCAAAATCAGCGTTAATTTAACATACTTTTTAACTTCAATTGGCGACGCTGGACTTCCCGGCTTTTTGGGACCGCCTTTAGATTTTTGTTTTTGTTGCTTTTCAAATAGTCTTTCTTCAAAACTTTTGAACGGATTTTTATCGTTTGTCATTACTCTTCATCCTCCTCTTCGTCTTTAGTCGAGACTGGAGGTGAAGTGTTCTCCAATTGTTGCAACGGTAAATATTTCACTGTTTCACCGTTGTCATTCATAATGTATATTTTAGCCTTCGGTAACACTTGTTCAAGCGTTTCCAAGATTAAACGTTCACGCGTTATTTCTTTATTGCCTTTGTATTCTGCATGTAATTTATTGAAAAGAGATACGTCACCATGCGCTTGTTCAATACGGGCTGTTTTTTGACCGGTTGCACGGGAAATGATTGCATCACGTTCTCCGATTGCTTCACTGCTTTTTTGGTTTTCGTATTTTCTGGCTTCGTTAATTTTCGTGTTTTTCGTTTCACGAGCATCCGTAACTGCTGTAAATGCAGCTCGAACTTCAGAGTTTGGAAGTTCTACGTCTTGAAGTTTCACGCCTTGAATAACGATGCCGATATCATACTTATCTACTAAAGTCGCCAGGAGTTCCCTTGTCTCTGCCTCTATTTCCGCTTTTCCATCCGTTAATGCAGCGTCAATCGTTGAGCTACCAATAATTGACCGGATTGAAGCAGACGTTGCATCATGTAAAATTTCTTCAGGATTCTCGGCATGAAATAAAAACTTGGTTGGTTCAGTAATTTTCCATTGGACAACCAAATCGGTTAAGACGATATATTCATCTCCCGTAATCATTTTCGTTTCAGGATCATAGTCGACAACTTCTCCGTCTTCTTGCTTATAACCGAATTTCAAACTGAAAGTCTCTTTCGACAAAACTTCAACATGCTGAATTGGCCAAGGAAGTTTAAAATGCAATCCCGAATTTGTAACTTCCGTGTTTGCTTTACCGAATGTAATCACAACTGCCTGTTCCGATTCATCCACTGTGTACCAGGTTGTAAAACCAACTATGAGGAGCATAATTCCCAAAATCCCCATCCCAATCATCATTAATATTCGTTTAACACTCATTGATAATCCCCCTTACGATTTCCATCATCTCTCTATACGGACTTGGCAGTTAATAGTTTCGTTTCCGCCTAGGAATCCTTAAACTGAAACTAGTACCGACATTTGATTTACTTTCAACTTGTATCGTTCCGCCGTGGACTTCGATTAAATGTTTAACAATCGCTAGCCCAAGTCCCGTGCCGCCTGAATCGCGACTTCTAGCACGGTCGACTCGATAAAACCTTTCAAAAAGCCGTTCTAATTCCGATTCTTTAATTCCAATCCCTTCGTCTTTAACGATAATGACTACGTCGTCTTCAATTTCCTTAACTTCTATCGTTATCGTCGTGTCTTTCATTGAATAAATGATTGCATTCGACAACAGATTTACCATCACTTGAATTAAGCGGCCTTCATCGCCGTCAATCACAATTTCATTTGGCATATCAAAGCTAACAACCATATCTTTCTCTTCAATGCGACCACTGACAACTTGTATTGCCTCATAAATCATTTTCTTCAAGCCGACTTCACTGTATTGAAGCGTGAAGCCTTCCCTTTCAACATCTGACAATACTAATAATTCATCGATTAATCGCTTCAGTCGATTGCTTTCTTTTTGAATAATTTCAAGAAATTCTTTCATGACTGTTTGATCATTCATTGCACCGTCGAGTAAAGTTTCTGCAAATCCTTTAATCGATGTCACTGGGGTTCTTAGTTCATGAGAAACATTCGCTACAAAATCTTTTCGAATTTTTTCAAGCCTTACTAATTCAGTGATATCATGTATGACAACGACAATCCCTAACCAATTGCCGTAATTGCCGATGACTGGAGCACCATATACATTCACGGAAGATGACACGCCATTAACTTGTAAATTCAATTGGGTTTCGCAAGATTGTTCAGTCATATAGACATCTTCAATAAGACTCTCAAGCTCTCCAGGCAGTTCAAGGGAATTCACGGTTTTTCCAATTAACTTTTCATCATCCTTAAAACCGAATGTCGTTCTAAAAACACCATTAACGAGATTAAGCGTCCCCCCACGTCCGAACATTAAAAGGCCGCTCCCCATGCTTTCAATAAGCGTATTTAAACGTTCTTTTTCCATTTCTCGTTCCGTTGAAATTTCTTGCATCGTTTGTGAAATCGAATAAATTGCTGATGAAAGATCATTTTTTCGTTCTTTTTCAATCATTGCAGTATGTACAGAATAATCCCCTTCCGCGAGCTTAATCGCATTGGAAGTTACTTCATCAATCGGTTTAATATATTGCAATAGTAAACGTGTAATTATATAGAGCGAAACAAATAATGCTGTCAGTAAAACAATCAAAAGAAACAGTAAATAATCACGTTTTATAATAGGATCCGCGCCTTGATTGAACAAGGGAAAAAACTGGCCCAGTACAATTCCCAGGCCAGTTAATAGAACCGATAAAAATAATATATTTGCAAGAACGAGACGGCCGTATAGACCCTTCATCACAGATCCAGCTCCTCGAATTTATAACCAATTCCTCTTACGGTTTTTATAAATTGTGGTTTTCTTGTATCTTCTTCCACTTTTTCTCTTAAATGACTTACATGAACATCGACAATTCGCGTATCACCCGCAAAATCATAATTCCATACAGCACTGAGCAATAAGTCGCGAGAAAGGACACGATTCTTATTTTGAATGAAATAAGCAAGTAGTTCAAATTCCTTCGGTGTAAACTCCAGTTTTTCTCCGTGAAGATACACTTCATACCGGTCCAAATAAACTTTGAGCGGACCTGATTGTAAAGTCTCTTCAACCGCTGAATTATCTACCTCTGTCTTACTTCGTCTAAGAACGGCTTTGATGCGCGCAACAACTTCTCTTGGACTAAACGGCTTTGTCATGTAATCATCGGCGCCGATTTCCAAACCATGAACTTTATCAAATTCATCGCCTTTTGCGGTAAGCATGATGATCGGAATGTTACTCCCTTGCGAACGAAGTCTTTTACATACTTCGATTCCGTCTAACTTGGGCAACATTAAATCAAGGACAATTAAATCTGGCTGCTCACTTTGCACCAATTCAATGGCCGCTTCTCCATCGGCTGCACTAATCGTTTCGTAACCAGATAGTTTTAAGTTATACTCAAGTAATTTACGAATCGGTTGTTCATCTTCAACGATAAGTATTCTTTGCATTAACGCACTCACCCATCCAGTTAGAAATTTTCCATAGCCCCTGAAATAAGTCGATCTTCCACAATAGGAGGTGTTACTTTCACTTTTCCAGAAACTACAACAGCCAGATCTCCATCTAGCGCTTCCACTTTAACGATTATTTTGTTAGCCGACTTATCGACGTTGATAACTTCCAACAGGAAATCTACCGTCGCATAATGATATACGGGCTTAGGAAATTCGAGATGTTGTTCAACAATATGTGAACCTGGTCCCGGTAGATATTTTGAAATAGCCGAAGAAATAATGCCCGTCAACATGATTGTTGGAACAATCGGATTTTCATATGGCGTTTGCGATGCATAATCGTGTTGAATGTAGAGTGGATTCCCGTCATTTGTTAGCCCAAGATATAAAAGTAAATCTTTGTCTTCTATTTTTTCCGTGAGCTTTAATTTTTCCCCCACTGTTATCTCTTCGATTTTTCTGCCAAGCCTTCTTTTCTTACCTAGAATCAACTGAATTCCTCCCCTAAATATCATTATAAGTTAAAAAACGAGCAGCTTTCGCTACCCGTGTGTAATTTATGCTAATACTTTCATTACAGCCCTAACTGAATCTGCAGATTTGGAAAGAGCCACTTTTTCGTCTTCAGTTAAATCAAGTTCAATAATCTTTTCAATTCCCTTAGCACCGAGAACAGTCGGCACACCCAGGTAAATTCCGTCAAGATCATATTCACCTTCTAAAAAAGCAATTGCAGGAAGAACGCGTTTCTGGTCTTTTAAGATTGCTTCGGCCATTTCGACTAATGATGCTGCAGGCGCGTAATATGCAGAACCATTGCCTAACAGATTTACAATTTCCGCTCCGCCGTTACGCGTACGATCAACGATTTCTTCAAGTCGTTCTGGTGAAATTAAAGTTTCTAATGGAATTCCACCTGCATAAGAATAACGTACAAGAGGAACCATGTCATCCCCATGCCCACCCAGAACGAATCCTGTTACATCTTTCACAGAGAGGTTAAGCTCCTGCGCTACAAACGTACGGAAACGTGCAGTATCCAATACACCCGATTGTCCGATTACACGTTCTTTCGGGAAACCAGATGCTTGATAAACTGTATATGTCATCGCATCAACTGGATTTGTTAAAACGATAATTGTTGAATTTGGAGAATACTTCACAATTTCACTTGTTACGGCCTTCATGATCTTTTGGTTAGTCTGTACTAAATCATCACGGCTCATGCCTGGTTTTCGTGCAATACCCGCTGTAATGATCACAATATCAGAATCCTGGGTATACGAGTAGTTTGAAGTCCCAATAATGTTTGCGTCAAACCCTTGAACCGGACCTGCTTCAAGCATATCAAGTGCTTTCCCTTTTGTTGGATTCTCCATTTGAGGAATATCTACAAGAACAATGTCAGCTAATTCTTTTTGCGCTAAAAGAAATGCAGTCGTTGCGCCAGTGAAGCCGGAACCGATAACCGATACTTTCTTGCGTGTCATTGTCATGAGGTTACTCTCCTTTTATTCATATGTAAAGGGGGAACAAGTCCCCCTCTTTATTATATTATAGATTTTTGATTAATTCGTCTGCAAACTCGGAAGTTTTAACTTTAGTAGAACCTTCCATTAGTCGTGCAAAGTCATATGTTACAACTTTAGAAGCAATTGTCTTTTCAATCGATTCTTCGATCATTTTAGCTGCTTCATTCCAACCAAGGTGTTGAAGCATTAGAACACCTGATAGAAGGACTGATGATGGGTTAACAACGTCAAGTCCAGCATATTTCGGTGCAGTACCGTGAGTTGCTTCGAAGATTGCGTGACCCGTTACATAGTTAATATTCGCTCCTGGTGCAATTCCGATTCCGCCAACTTGTGCAGCAAGTGCATCAGAAATATAGTCACCGTTTAGGTTCATTGTCGCAACAACATCATACTCTTTCGGACGAGTTAGGATTAACTGTAAGAAGATATCAGCGATTGCTTCTTTAATGATGATTTTACCTGAAGCTTCAGCGTCTTCTTGTGCTTTGTTTGCAGCGTCAGTACCTTCTGCGTCTTTAATCTTGTCGTACTGTCTCCATGTGAATACTTTGTCTGCGAATTCTTCTTCAGCAACTTCATAGCCCCAAGTTGCGAACGCGCCTTCAGTGAACTTCATGATGTTTCCTTTATGAACAAGCGTCACTGATTTACGTCCTTCATCAAGTGCGTAATTGATCGCAGCGCGAACTAGACGTTTTGTTCCATCTTCTGAAACCGGCTTAATACCGATACCTGAAGTTTCTGGGAAACGGATGTTTTTAACGCCCATTTCATCTTGTAAGAAGTTAACTAGCTTTTTAACTTCGTCTGTTCCTTTTTCATACTCGATACCTGCATAAATATCTTCAGTGTTTTCACGGAAGATAACCATGTCGCAATCTTCAGGACGTTTAACTGGTGAAGGAACGCCTTCAAAGTAACGAACTGGACGAATGCATGTGTATAGATCTAGTTCTTGACGAAGTGCAACGTTTAGTGAACGGAAACCTCCGCCGATTGGTGTTGTAAGTGGCCCTTTAATAGCGATCAAATACTCTTCGATCGTATCTAGTGTTTCTTGCGGGAGCCATTCGCCTGTTTCATTGAATGCTTTCTCTCCTGCTAGCACTTCTTTCCATACGAGTTCTTTCTCGCCGTTATAAGCTTTTTCAACTGCTGCTTCTAGAACGCGTGAAGCTGCATTCCAAATATCAGGACCTGTACCGTCACCGATAATAAATGGGATTACTGGATTGTTTGGAACGTTCAAAACACCATTTGATACTGTTACTTTTTCACCGTTTGTCATTAAAAAATTCCTCCTAAAAATTCAAAATCATAGGGCTAGCTCATAAATAAGCCGCCAAGTTATTTTAGCGTTCGCTAATCGGAACATACTTTTGCATGCCTGGACCAGTATAATCCGCACGTGGGCGAATTAAACGGTTGTTTGCATATTGCTCGCGAATATGCGCAATCCAACCTGAGACACGCGAAACTGCAAAAATCGGCGTGAACAAATCATGATCAATGCCAAGAGAATGGTAGACTGACGCAGAATAGAAATCTACGTTTGGTGGTAGATTCTTTTCAGCAGTAAAGACTTCTTCAATCTTAACAGACATCTCGTACCACTTCTCTTCGCCGCGTAATGCCGTAAGTTTCTTGGACATGTCACGAAGATGTTTCGCACGTGGATCACCTTGACGGTAAACACGGTGGCCGAATCCCATAATCTTTTCTTTATTTGCAAGTTTATCTTTAATATAAGCTTCTGCTTTATCTACCGAACCGATTTCCGCAAGCATTTTCATAACTTGCTCGTTCGCTCCGCCGTGTAAAGGTCCTTTGAGTGCACCGATCGCCGCTGTGACGCCCGAGTACATATCCGAAAGTGTCGCTACGCAAACTCGTGCTGTGAATGTCGATGCATTCAATTCATGGTCTGCATGAAGAACGAGTGCTTTGTCGAACGCTTCAACTTCAATCGCATCAGGCTCATTTCCAGATAACATGTATAAGAAGTTTGCAGCATAACCTAATTCTGCATTTGGAGCGACTGGTTCTAACCCTTTACGGATTCGACCGAATGCTGTTACCAAAGTAACAATTTTCGCTTGGATTTTAATCGCTTTTTCATAGTTTGCTTCATCGGACATATCTTCTGATTTTTCATCGTATAATCCGAGAAGGGAAACTGCGGTGCGCAAAGCTGACATAGGATGTACTTTGTCAATTGGATACATTTTAAAGTGATCGTATACTTCCTGAGGAACTGTCATGTTTGAAATAAGTTGCTGTTTAAGTTCAGCAAGCTCGTCCTCTTTTGGTAATCGCTGATGCCATAGAAGATAGATAACTTCTTCAAAACTGGCATTATTAGCGAGGTCGTCAATGTCATATCCGACATATGTAAGAGTATCATCAATAATTGAACTGATGGCAGACTGTGTCGCGACGACTCCTTCTAATCCCTTGGTTGATGTCATGTAAATCGCTCCTTTTGTTTATGGGGCCATACTTCGCACAATCATAACTAAAGTGGTGTAGCGGCCTTTCAACTTTTATCTTCTTATTCTTTTTTTGCTTACATAATTCATTATAAGCAACTTTGTCATCTTTGTGAATGAAAACGCTTATTTTTATAATAATTAGTAAAAGGAGACCAAGATGTCTATTCATAATAAAAATCAAAAAATCGCTAGAATATTGTTTATAAAATGGCTGCCAATCATTCTAACGATTATTGTTATTTTTATGTTTCCGCCTGTGGCATTTGCGGTTATCGCAGCTTATTTTACCGCGCCTCTTCTTACAGCAGTTCATTCTTTGACAAAACTACCACTAACTATTGCAACTATTTTTGTTATTCTTATTCTTTTCTTTCTTACCTGTTCGTTTATTTACGTTGGCATTCATGGAATAATGGATCTTGTTCCGGCCATAGAGCGTCACTTGACGCCACTAACTTTAAATACAGATATAATTAGCAAGGTGCTGTCTTTTCTCGAAAGCAAAATTATTCAATATGGACAGGCAATTCTTGAATATACGCTTATGATTATCCAAACATTGTTCCAACGTCTTTTCAGTTTTTTCATTTTCCTTTTGGCTTACTTTTTTGCATTACGAGAGTCCGGAAAAAATCGTTTTTGGTTTCTCGTTTACTTTCCTGTAGAAATGCGCAAGCAAGCAAAAAAATCACTGTCAGAAGCAAGTAAAGTAATCGGCACCTTTGTATCCGTTGAAGCACGGTTAATTTTTTTAACATTTATCATTTTATCAATTGGGTTTTCACTTTTACACTTCAAATCTCCGTTTGGAATCGCATTCCTAATTTCGCTTGTTGACGGATTGCCTTTTCTAGGAATAGGAATCTTCTTGATCCCGATGATCGTTTTTTTCATCCACACCGGTAATTTATTCGTTGGCGTATCGCTTATTTTTCTTTACTTATTGACAATAACGACGCGACAATTTACCGAGTCCTATATGTGGGCCTCAACCTTTCAACTAAAACCGGTTCATGCATTTTTAATCATGGCTTGCTCCATTTATCTATTTGGTTTTGTAGGCATTCTATTATCGCCTTTTCTGCTATTTGCTGCCTATAAAATTAAACAACATCCGCTATTCACCGAATAACAATTCGACCGCTTTTCATTTTTTTAGCCAACCAACTAATAATAAAAGGTCTTAATAGATTTCTTGGACCTTGAAACAGCAAAATCAGGCCGAGCGCATCCGTGATAAATCCCGGGATGAGTAACATGATTCCGCCAAAAAAGATGCAGACGCCGTCTATTAATGCAGTTCCTGGAGTCTCCATCGTAGTCATTTTAAGTCTAAATTCATTCCATGCTTTCGTTCCTTGCCTCTTCGCTAAGTAGCCGCCGCCAATTCCAGTGAGTAAAATAATCCCGATTGTCGGTAGTAAACCTAATGTATTACCCGAGTAAATAAGTAACGCCAACTCCGCTGTTGGAACGACGATAAATAAAAGGATGAGCCATCTCATATATGCAAACCCCCCCTAAAAAAGGCTGCTTACCGATGATTCGGAAGCAGCCATGATTTTTTTAAAGTACGCTAGCGTGACCTTTATAAATTACGCCGGATTCAGCATCCATCGTAATGTCTTGCCCGTCTTCAATTACAGCCGTTGCGTTTTCAACACCGACTATAACCGGAATGCCCAAGCTAAGCCCCACAACTGCAGCATGGCTTGTTAATCCGCTTTCTTCCGTGATTAGCCCTGCACATTTCTCAATCGCCGGCATCATATCGCGGTCAGATCCTGTCGTCACAATAATCGCGCCTTCAGTATCTTGTTTCAAAGCTTCTTCAGCATTTTTAACGACAACTGCGCGTCCGTGAGCAACTGTTCGCCCAATACCTTGACCGCGTGTTAGTAAATCGCCGATAACATGTATTTTCATTAGGTTCGTTGTGCCAACTTCACCGACTGGAACACCAGCAGTGATAATGACAACATCTCCGTGAGTAACGTATTGATGTTTAACACTTTCCTCGACAGACTCTTGAAGGATTTCATCAATCGATTTCACGTCTTTTCCGATAATCGGATAGATTCCCCAAACGAGTGAAAGTTTTCTAGAACTTTTCTCTGAC
This genomic window from Sporosarcina sp. Marseille-Q4063 contains:
- the hflC gene encoding protease modulator HflC; protein product: MTNDKNPFKSFEERLFEKQQKQKSKGGPKKPGSPASPIEVKKYVKLTLILTSIFAIIVILIANVFIVKENEYRVVTQFGEIKRVIWEPGINIKVPFIQSVMTLPKSQMTYNVSEAEINTKDKKRIMIDNYAVWKITDPREMISNARNIVNAEMRMSEFIYSVVRTELGQLDYVDVVNDENSERGSLNDRVTERVNEFLDHGNFGIEIVDVRMKRIDLPEENEQSIYTRMISERESTAQTYLSEGDADKSRIEAETDREVTEMLAGASKKAAIIHAEGESEAAKIYNDTFSKDPEFYSLYRTLQSYTKTIGEDTMIIIPADSPYAKTLTGYFE
- the pnpS gene encoding two-component system histidine kinase PnpS, whose product is MKGLYGRLVLANILFLSVLLTGLGIVLGQFFPLFNQGADPIIKRDYLLFLLIVLLTALFVSLYIITRLLLQYIKPIDEVTSNAIKLAEGDYSVHTAMIEKERKNDLSSAIYSISQTMQEISTEREMEKERLNTLIESMGSGLLMFGRGGTLNLVNGVFRTTFGFKDDEKLIGKTVNSLELPGELESLIEDVYMTEQSCETQLNLQVNGVSSSVNVYGAPVIGNYGNWLGIVVVIHDITELVRLEKIRKDFVANVSHELRTPVTSIKGFAETLLDGAMNDQTVMKEFLEIIQKESNRLKRLIDELLVLSDVEREGFTLQYSEVGLKKMIYEAIQVVSGRIEEKDMVVSFDMPNEIVIDGDEGRLIQVMVNLLSNAIIYSMKDTTITIEVKEIEDDVVIIVKDEGIGIKESELERLFERFYRVDRARSRDSGGTGLGLAIVKHLIEVHGGTIQVESKSNVGTSFSLRIPRRKRNY
- a CDS encoding response regulator transcription factor: MQRILIVEDEQPIRKLLEYNLKLSGYETISAADGEAAIELVQSEQPDLIVLDLMLPKLDGIEVCKRLRSQGSNIPIIMLTAKGDEFDKVHGLEIGADDYMTKPFSPREVVARIKAVLRRSKTEVDNSAVEETLQSGPLKVYLDRYEVYLHGEKLEFTPKEFELLAYFIQNKNRVLSRDLLLSAVWNYDFAGDTRIVDVHVSHLREKVEEDTRKPQFIKTVRGIGYKFEELDL
- a CDS encoding MaoC/PaaZ C-terminal domain-containing protein translates to MILGKKRRLGRKIEEITVGEKLKLTEKIEDKDLLLYLGLTNDGNPLYIQHDYASQTPYENPIVPTIMLTGIISSAISKYLPGPGSHIVEQHLEFPKPVYHYATVDFLLEVINVDKSANKIIVKVEALDGDLAVVVSGKVKVTPPIVEDRLISGAMENF
- the icd gene encoding NADP-dependent isocitrate dehydrogenase, which translates into the protein MTNGEKVTVSNGVLNVPNNPVIPFIIGDGTGPDIWNAASRVLEAAVEKAYNGEKELVWKEVLAGEKAFNETGEWLPQETLDTIEEYLIAIKGPLTTPIGGGFRSLNVALRQELDLYTCIRPVRYFEGVPSPVKRPEDCDMVIFRENTEDIYAGIEYEKGTDEVKKLVNFLQDEMGVKNIRFPETSGIGIKPVSEDGTKRLVRAAINYALDEGRKSVTLVHKGNIMKFTEGAFATWGYEVAEEEFADKVFTWRQYDKIKDAEGTDAANKAQEDAEASGKIIIKEAIADIFLQLILTRPKEYDVVATMNLNGDYISDALAAQVGGIGIAPGANINYVTGHAIFEATHGTAPKYAGLDVVNPSSVLLSGVLMLQHLGWNEAAKMIEESIEKTIASKVVTYDFARLMEGSTKVKTSEFADELIKNL
- the polA gene encoding DNA polymerase I, translated to MTKKKIILIDGNSLAYRAFFALPLLTNDHGIHTNAVYGFTMMLQNILQEEKPTHMLVAWDAGKTTFRHKTFEEYKGGRQKTPSELSEQFPYIRKLLDAYNIKQYELDQFEADDIIGTLSREGNEAGVEVVVFSGDKDLTQLATEHTTVLITRRGITDTEKYTPEHIIEKYGITASQMIDMMGLMGDPSDNIPGVPGVGEKTAIKLLKEYGSIENVYKSLDKITAKKLNENLTANEEIAYMSRDLATIVVDAPITVKIDELSYDGPDNEALTSIFQQLNFNTLLEKISPGASVVPQEDIDVTIVKELTEEHLSDAMALHVEMMDENYLNADILGIALADENRTIYLPFSVVKSSDLFITWLQDETKKKYCSDSKAALASLARYGIELKGIEFDLLLGAYIVSPSTSYTDIASIVKQFGYTDVKQNELIYGKGAKKAAPSDEIVAEHASRSALAVWTLRSTIEEKLKENEQFDLYHELELPLATILGKMESTGVKTDKQALAEIGTQLSVKIKELETSIYEMAGEKFNVNSPKQLGVILFEKIGLTPIKKTKTGYSTAADVLEKLESEHEIIGEILQYRQLAKLNSTYIEGLLREIHEDGKIHTRFQQALTTTGRLSSINPNLQNIPVRLEEGRKIRAAFVPSEPEWLLFAADYSQIELRVLAHMSQDEKLMEAFHQGEDIHTKTAADVFGVSIDEVTSSMRDAAKAVNFGIIYGISDYGLSQNLNITRKEAAKFIETYLASFPGVKQYMDDSVAEAKVNGYVTTLMNRRRYLPEIKSSNFNIRSFAERTAMNTPIQGSAADIIKQAMIDMAVRLEAEGLQTRMLLQVHDELIFEAPADEIELLKKIVPEVMESAFKLDVPLKVESAYGDSWYDMK
- the mdh gene encoding malate dehydrogenase, giving the protein MTMTRKKVSVIGSGFTGATTAFLLAQKELADIVLVDIPQMENPTKGKALDMLEAGPVQGFDANIIGTSNYSYTQDSDIVIITAGIARKPGMSRDDLVQTNQKIMKAVTSEIVKYSPNSTIIVLTNPVDAMTYTVYQASGFPKERVIGQSGVLDTARFRTFVAQELNLSVKDVTGFVLGGHGDDMVPLVRYSYAGGIPLETLISPERLEEIVDRTRNGGAEIVNLLGNGSAYYAPAASLVEMAEAILKDQKRVLPAIAFLEGEYDLDGIYLGVPTVLGAKGIEKIIELDLTEDEKVALSKSADSVRAVMKVLA
- the hflK gene encoding FtsH protease activity modulator HflK; this translates as MSVKRILMMIGMGILGIMLLIVGFTTWYTVDESEQAVVITFGKANTEVTNSGLHFKLPWPIQHVEVLSKETFSLKFGYKQEDGEVVDYDPETKMITGDEYIVLTDLVVQWKITEPTKFLFHAENPEEILHDATSASIRSIIGSSTIDAALTDGKAEIEAETRELLATLVDKYDIGIVIQGVKLQDVELPNSEVRAAFTAVTDARETKNTKINEARKYENQKSSEAIGERDAIISRATGQKTARIEQAHGDVSLFNKLHAEYKGNKEITRERLILETLEQVLPKAKIYIMNDNGETVKYLPLQQLENTSPPVSTKDEEEDEE